The DNA region GCGGTGACGAACTCCACGCTTACCGCATTTTCGGCATGCAGGACAGCGGAGTTAAACACCTCGTAAGGCGCGATGGCATCCAACAGGTCAAAGCCGTCAAACAACACAACTTGAACGCTTAGCATCAGTAAATCCTCCTAGTTCAAAGTAAATCAAATCATAACAAACGAATATCTCAAACCAAGCTGTAAAAAAGTCACAAAACAATAAACAATCCATCACAAAACATAAGGGTTTGTCGGTTCTTTCCGAAAAGATGATAAACTAGGGGATGAAGGTGGGATGCTGATGAGTTCATTCCATACGATACTCGTTGTAGACGACGACCAAAGTATCGTTGAACTATTAAGGGACTTTTTGGAGAACGACCAATTTCAAGTCATCACCGCAGGCGACGCCGCTGAAGCTTGGGCTTTGTTTGAGCAAAACTCCATCGACTGTATCGTTCTCGACATCATGATGCCGGGGCAAAACGGGTTTGAGCTGTGCCGGCGGATTCGGGCGGAAAGCAGCGTGCCGATCCTGTTCCTTAGCGCGCGCAGCGATGATGTGGACAAGATTCGCGGCTTGACGCTCGGCGGCGATGACTATATCGTCAAAACCGCTTCGCCCGGAGAGATCGTGGCCAGGGTAAAAGCCGTCTTGCGGCGCACCGCTGGGGGCCGGCAAGCGGACGGAAGAATCCTCGATTATGGCCGCATCAAGTTAAATTTGTCCACCAGAGAGGTGCTGGCGGACGGGAAAAACGTCGTGCTCACGCCCAAGGAATATGAGCTGTTGCGATTATTCGCCGAGCACCCGAGACATGTGTTTTCCTATGAGCAACTGCTCGCAAAATTTTGGGATGGGGTGGGCGATCGCCATACGATTCGAGTTCATCTCAGCCGGCTGCGCGAAAAGATCGAATCCGATCCGAACCATCCGGAATACCTGGTAAACGTATGGGGTGTTGGCTATCGCTTTGAAGGAGGATAAAATGAGAACACTTCGCATACGTACGTTTACTTTGCTTTGCTTCTTGTTCATCCTCTCATTGCCGTGGATTTTCTTTCTGACAGCACACTTTATGGAAACCAAAACGCTAAGCATCGCAAACAGCGGGCTGCAAAATAAAGCGCTGCAAGCAAAATTAAACGGGATCATTGCCAGGATTGAAGCCGGTTCGGACAAGTGGAGGGATCCTATTTGGCAGACAAAGCTGCATGAAGAGCTGCGGAAAGCGAATATGGATGCGGCTATTTTATCGGCGTCGGATCAGGAGATTTACCGGTCCAATCCGGAGCGCCGCGGCTCCCTGCGGTCTACGGAACGGATTTCCGTCATTGAGGACGGTCATTTGCTGGGAAGGGCGGTCATTTATCTGCCCAAGTCCAATACCGTTCAAATGATTTCGGCGTTTGCCGGATTTTTATTGGCATTTTTTATTATCGCTGTTGAAATGCGGCGGTTCCTGCTTAAGCCGCTCGAGAAGATGGGCAATGCGGCCAGACAAATCGCCGCAGGAGATTGGGATGTGCGGTTGCCCCGGTCCAGGATTACGGAAATCGCTGAAGTCCGCGACGGATTTGAAGCGATGGTCAACGGGCTGCAGAAGTCGTATCGGAAACAAGCGGAATTGGAAGAGGAGCGCCGGTTCGTGATTGCCGCGGTCGCGCATGATTTACGGACACCGCTGTTCGCGTTACGCGGTTATTTGGACGGTTTGGAGCAAGGAATTGCTGAATCGCCGGAGAAAATGGCAAAATATTTGGCGGTTTGCAAGGAAAAATCGGCACAATTGGACCGGCTCGTTGAGGACCTGTTCACCTTTACAAAAATGGAGTATTTGAAGACGGAGTTGAACAACAATACGGTTGATATTAAACTCATCCTCCAGAAGTCGGTGGACAGTCTGAGTCCGCTGGCCCGGCAGAAACAGATCCCGATCTTAGTTCATGCCGGGGACGATTTGCTGATTAACGGGGATGCGCACTTCATGGAACGCGCCATGAACAATCTGCTGGATAATGCCGTCAGACATACCCCAATTGGCGGTGAAATTGTTGTGCAAGGTTATAAAGCGGGCGATAAAGTAAAGTTTACGATCCGTGACACCGGCCCGGGCTTCTCCTCGGAGGAACTGAAGCGCGTTTTCGAACCGTTATATCGCGGGGAAGTCTCCAGAAACCGCTCCACTGGAGGCAGCGGGTTAGGGCTGACCATTTCACAAAGAATCGTCAGGCGGCATGGAGGTGAACTTGCCGCAAGCAACCATCCGGAGGGAGGAGCGTTGCTGGCAGGTTGGCTGCCTGTGGCCGCTCCGGATTCAGCTTATGCTGGCAAAGCTGAGCGCCCAAAATAGGCGTATGTAGGAAACATGGGCGTAATCCCACAATAATATATTGCTAAATAAGTGTAACAAAGGAGAATAATCATGTATCAATACAATTACGCTCCATCAGGTTACGCCCCGTATGAAATACCCGATTCCGCATTTCGCCAGCAAGATTTGGGCATTGAATGGCACGTACAAGAAGACGGGTGGAGCGGGGTGTGGCGCAGGCGAGGAAGCAGCAACACTTTTGATGCCAGGTGGACTATGCCTGGAGCTCAACCAGTAACTGCAGTTTTGACAATTATTATTTTTGGCAATTTTGTATTTGTTCAGCGGCGGTACAGCAGTGACGGAAACGATTGCATCTACACTGGAACACTTTCTGGAGATGGCCGTACTGTAACCGGGACTTACAGATGTACCCGGGGCGGAGGCAGGTGGACTGCTACGATCATTCGGCGCGAGAGAATCAGATTAGGCAGGGTCTGGTTTGAACAAGAAGGGGGCTGGAGTGGCGTATGGCGGCGCCGGGGAAACAGCAACATTTTCGATGCCAGGTGGACGATGCCCGGGGCGCAGGATGTAACGGCCGTATTGACGATCAACATATTCGGCAACAACGTCCAGGTTTTACGGAGAAACAGCAGCGATGGAAATAACTGCGACTACATCGGTACCATTGCCGGGGACGGCCGAACGGTTACCGGCACTTTTAGTTGTACTCAAGGCGGAGGGACTTGGAGAGCAATTATAACTTTTTAAACTGTGCTAGGACTGCTCCTTATTGAGCAGTCCTAATATTTTAAGCCCTGATCCGCACAATTAATAGTTTAACTTATATAGACCGAAGAGAATTAGGCAAGGATCGAACAGATATGTTCTAACGGGATCATTCAAGTACTTATTATAATGAACTTGCAAGGTCAAATCCGGCGATAATCGCTCAGCCAAAAACAAAAAAAGGAGAGAATGAAAATGACTTTACATGGAAAAGTTGCCATCGTCACTGGGGCGTCCAGAGGAATTGGAAGACAAATCGCCATCCAGTTAGCGCAGTCTGGGGCAAAGGTGATTGTCAATTATTCTTCGAATCCGGACAAAGCGGACGAGGTCGTAAAAACGATCGAGCAGTCCGGCGGGGAAGCGGCCGCAATCCGCGGCAACGTCGGCAACTTAAGCGAAGTCGAAGCGTTGTTCTCCGAGACGCTCAATAAATATGGGCGTGTGGATATTCTCGTTAATAATGCCGGCATCATGGTTTGCAAACCCATCGAGGATGTAACGGAGGAGATGTTTGACCGGCATTTTGCGGTTAATGTGAAAGGGACTTATTTTGCCTGCCAGCAAGCGATGAAGCATTTGGAAAAAGGCGGGACGATCATCAATTTATCGACCTCCGTGTCAGGTGCGATGCTGCCGACGTACAGCGTATATGCAGCTACAAAAGGTGCGGTCGAGCAACTGACCCGCCAATTGGCAAAGGAATTCGGTCCCAAAGACATCATCA from Paenibacillus macerans includes:
- a CDS encoding response regulator transcription factor; translated protein: MSSFHTILVVDDDQSIVELLRDFLENDQFQVITAGDAAEAWALFEQNSIDCIVLDIMMPGQNGFELCRRIRAESSVPILFLSARSDDVDKIRGLTLGGDDYIVKTASPGEIVARVKAVLRRTAGGRQADGRILDYGRIKLNLSTREVLADGKNVVLTPKEYELLRLFAEHPRHVFSYEQLLAKFWDGVGDRHTIRVHLSRLREKIESDPNHPEYLVNVWGVGYRFEGG
- a CDS encoding sensor histidine kinase, which produces MRTLRIRTFTLLCFLFILSLPWIFFLTAHFMETKTLSIANSGLQNKALQAKLNGIIARIEAGSDKWRDPIWQTKLHEELRKANMDAAILSASDQEIYRSNPERRGSLRSTERISVIEDGHLLGRAVIYLPKSNTVQMISAFAGFLLAFFIIAVEMRRFLLKPLEKMGNAARQIAAGDWDVRLPRSRITEIAEVRDGFEAMVNGLQKSYRKQAELEEERRFVIAAVAHDLRTPLFALRGYLDGLEQGIAESPEKMAKYLAVCKEKSAQLDRLVEDLFTFTKMEYLKTELNNNTVDIKLILQKSVDSLSPLARQKQIPILVHAGDDLLINGDAHFMERAMNNLLDNAVRHTPIGGEIVVQGYKAGDKVKFTIRDTGPGFSSEELKRVFEPLYRGEVSRNRSTGGSGLGLTISQRIVRRHGGELAASNHPEGGALLAGWLPVAAPDSAYAGKAERPK
- a CDS encoding SDR family oxidoreductase, translated to MTLHGKVAIVTGASRGIGRQIAIQLAQSGAKVIVNYSSNPDKADEVVKTIEQSGGEAAAIRGNVGNLSEVEALFSETLNKYGRVDILVNNAGIMVCKPIEDVTEEMFDRHFAVNVKGTYFACQQAMKHLEKGGTIINLSTSVSGAMLPTYSVYAATKGAVEQLTRQLAKEFGPKDIIINCIAPGQVSTELFLNGKSDELIDSFRRINAFGRLGEPEDIANAIELLVSDKARWITGQTIRVNGGFN